Part of the Cereibacter sphaeroides 2.4.1 genome, TACGATTTCGCCGAGGCGCAGGGCTTCGAGATCGACGGGATCCTGCAGGAGGGCGGCGCGGGTCAGGTCGAGATCAACCTCGCTCATGGCGACCCGGTGGCTCTGGCCGACCAGATCTTCTTCTTCAAGCGGCTGATCCGCGAGGCCGCGCTGCGCCACGACTGTTTCGCGACCTTCATGGCCAAGCCCATCGAGGGCGAGCCCGGCTCGGCCATGCACATCCACCATTCGGTCGTCGACAGCGCGAGCAAGCTCAACATCTTCTCGGATGCCAAGGGCGGCGAAACCGAGGCCTTCCTCCATTTCATTGCGGGCATGCAGACGCACCTGCCCGCGGCGGTCGCGCTGCTTGCGCCCTACGTCAACAGCTACCGCCGCTACGTCCCGGACTTCGCGGCCCCGATCAACCTCGAATGGGGACGCGACAACCGCACGACAGGGCTGCGCGTGCCGATCTCGGGGCCCGAGGCGCGGCGGCTCGAGAACCGGCTGGCCGGCATGGACTGCAACCCCTACCTCGGGCTCGCGGCCTCGCTCGCCTGCGGCTATCTGGGGCTGAAGGAGCGGAAGATGCCGCAGCCCGAATGCACGGGCGACGCCTACATGTCCGAGACGGATCTGCCCTACAACCTCGGCGATGCGCTCGACCTGCTCGAGGAGGACGCGGCCCTGCGCGACGTGCTGGGGCCCGAGTTCTGCGGCGTCTACGATTCGGTCAAGCGCAACGAATACAAGGAGTTCCTTCAGGTCATCAGCCCGTGGGAGCGCGAGCATCTGCTGCTGAACGTATGAACCTGCTCTATGCCAACGACCGGCCGGGGGAATATCCCGGCTCGTGGTACGCCGAGACGGCGGCGGAGCTTGCCCCATTCCCCGCCCTCGCGGGCGAGGTGCGGGCGGATGTCTGCGTGGTGGGCGGAGGCTATACCGGGCTCTCCACCGCGCTGCATCTGGCGGAGCGCGGCTATTCCGTGGTGCTGCTCGAGGCCCATCGGATGGGCTTCGGCGCCTCGGGGCGCAACGGCGGACAGGTGGGCTCGGGCCAGCGGCTCGAGCAGGAAGAGCTCGAGGCGATGGTGGGCCTCGGGGATGCGCGCAAGCTCTGGGAGCTGGGCGAGGAGGCGAAGGCGCTGGTGCGCGGGCTGATCGCGCGCCACGACATGCCGGTCACCTTTCAAGCGGGCATTGCGCATGCCTGCCGCAAAGTCTCGGAAGTGGCCCATTCCCACGCCTACGCCGAGAAGCTCGCGCGCGATTACGGCTACGACCGGATCGAGCCGCTCGACCGCGACGGCATCCGCCGGCTGATCGGCTCGGACGCCT contains:
- a CDS encoding glutamine synthetase family protein produces the protein MSDWTDRLPEAARAYIADRRVDEVECILSDIAGVARGKAMPAFKFGKQTSFFLPNSIFLQTITGEWADNPSGAFTEPDMILIPDYSTATAAPWTADITLQVIHDAVDQQGRPVPVSPRNVLRRVVELYNAEGWTPIVAPEMEFFLVARNIDPNMPVMPPMGRTGRRAAAKQAYSMSAVDEYGKVIDDIYDFAEAQGFEIDGILQEGGAGQVEINLAHGDPVALADQIFFFKRLIREAALRHDCFATFMAKPIEGEPGSAMHIHHSVVDSASKLNIFSDAKGGETEAFLHFIAGMQTHLPAAVALLAPYVNSYRRYVPDFAAPINLEWGRDNRTTGLRVPISGPEARRLENRLAGMDCNPYLGLAASLACGYLGLKERKMPQPECTGDAYMSETDLPYNLGDALDLLEEDAALRDVLGPEFCGVYDSVKRNEYKEFLQVISPWEREHLLLNV